The stretch of DNA AATTGATCGAAGCATACATATTGCACGAGCATAAATAGGGAGCACGAAGGGACAGATTTCTCACCTCGGCACTTGTCGGCGAAGAGGGCCTCGGCCTCGGCGGCCGTGGCGGCGGAGGTTTTCGCGGAGGCGCAGGTGGGGAGGAGAGCGCCGAGGCGCGCGGCGTCGACGGGGAAGCCGAGGAGGAGCGGGTTGCGGAGCAGGTGGCAGAAGCATCCCTCCCCTCCGCCGCCTTCGCCGTCCCCGGAGGAAACGGCGCGCAGGAACGCCGCGCAGCAGGCGCTGGTGGGCGCGGGCGAGGGCAGGGCGGGCGGCGCCACCACCGCGACGTGCGCCAGGCACGGCGAGAAGGACACGATGGCTGCCGCGCACGGCGTCGCTGGTGGCTCCTGGGACaacgcggcggaggcggcgggggcgtggagggcggcgacggcgaggacGACGATGAGGAGGGCGGTGGGGGCCATGTCTCAGGCTCTCAGCACACCCGTCCCCACTCTCTCTCTCGTATCGGGGCGGGATGGGTGGTGAGGTGATGATGCCTGGTGGTTTTAGGGTGTGAGTGTGTAATGCTGAGGGGTTTGCAAAAGCGATCATGCCCGTCTGTTAACAAAGGCGGCGCAAAGTTGGGCACATCCGACGGCTCGTGATGATCCAGTGCCTGTCGCTAGCTGTCATCAACACTTGGTTTTTCTGCGGGCATTCGTCCGTTATCTTTTTTTCGAAGGAAAGGGGTTCCATTAACTTTTTTGCGGGATAAGGAGTTTCATTATAACTTAACCTAAATTAACACGATCCAGTTTACTACCGTCTGAGCCAGATCACTGTGGTCTTAATAATCAACAGGACACGATCGATCCTGGTACGACCTAATGACAACCCAGGAATAAAACGAAGGGCGTGCACACTATTTTTTTCTGTACCTAATCCAAGTGTGTCAAACAAAACATGGCAAAAGAATAACAAGGATAGTTCAATTCAAATCTCCAATAACTTAGTTAACGAAATATATCCCGAATGTGCTCGGTTACAATACGAATAGTCTTACATGAAAGAAGCACAAGTAGAAAATTACAACAGTAGGTAACTCTACGTTTTGCATTGCCATGAAAGCATCAACTATGTCATCTTCACATGCTTTCATGAACACATCCCGCTCAATAAATATCACCAAGCAATCATTCAAGCGGTCATCACTCATACTAGTCCTTAACTTACTTTTCGCTATATTCATGATCCAAAATACTCTTTCAACACTCGCAGTCACCATCGGTAAAATCAATATCAATTTGATGAGTAAGTAGACCAAATCATAAAGAACATGTTTCATTATTGCAACAAGCATAATAGAGAGCTCACCAATATTACTTGCATTTCTAAACCTATCGTATTGTCTCGTATCATCAACAAAATTAGCAAGTTGAAATTATAGCCTTATCAAATATGTACTTGATATGTCCATGGGATAGAATTCGACAAGTCTCATTACCTTGATTGCATCGTCAGAAGCAAATGAATTGAGGGGATTCAAAGCCAACATGCAAATAAGTAACTACATGTAAACCTCATCAAACCGATTGTCAAGCTCTTGAATGGTTTGATCAATGACACCAAGATACATTTCTCTTCTATAATGATCATCATTTGTTTGTACTTCATAATACCGACGTGATCTTCCATGAGGCTTATAAGTATCCTACCACAAATGAACTTCAGTGTCATTTTTGTTGCCAAATAAGGTCATCTTTGCAAGAAATTCTTCCCAACCATGAGACCTCATGTGTTGCATTCTACTATTTGCCAAACTAACAAGTGCCATTGCATTAACAATATCTTGATCTCTCTTTTGCAAAGATTTGGACAACTCATTTGTATAGCCACGAATAACTAGCATCAAGCGAAGATTGAAAACAAAAGCATGAGTAACTCAACATATTCTTGTCCACTCGCCTTTTTGTGAAGGATCTTTTCCAATAGCATCAAGTACTTCAAGGATTGTGGATACATGCTAACAATGTGCATAATGGTCTTAAAATGAGAACCCCAACTAGTATCGCCGGGTCTAGCTAGTCCCATCTCTTGATTTAGCCCACTTCCACTTTCAATCTCACCCATTTCAAGTGCTTCCAAAACCTTTTGAGCTCTAACATCTCAAAGCATGTCATGTCACTTGAAAGAAACTCCAAGAATATTAAGCAATTAAGAAACATGATCAAAGAACCACGAACATGGTTCATTTTCTTTTGCCACGGCTGTAAGAACCAATTGAAGTTGATGTGCAAAACAGGGGATGTAATAGGCAGAGGGGGACTCTTTCATGATCAATGTTTTCAACCCTTTAATCCCCCCTTTCATGTTGCTACCTTGGGGTCTACGGTTCAGAACAATAAAAAGTGCACATAACTACCATATAGGATTAGGAACTCAGATATATTGATAAAAACATAAagggtttagatctgaaatcatgacactcgagccctagtgacaagcatgaagcatagcaaagtcatagcaacatgaatctcagaacatagtggatactaagGATCCAATTCTAACAAAttgactcgattacatgataaatctcatccagctccatctccgtccaacaagcctacaaATGAATTACTCACTCCATGttgtgagcatcatgaaattggcgatGAAGAAGGGTCAATGGTGgcgacgacgacgaatccccctctacGGAGCCCTGAACTGACTCCAGATCAgtcctcccgatgaagaacaggaggtggcggcgacTTCGTATTGTAAAAACGTGATAAAACTTCTTCTATTATTTTTTCTCAAGAAGACGGGTACTTATGAAGGTGGAATTAGGTCAGACGGAGCCACGTGGGCCCAGGGGGCGTGCCTTGTTGCCTTGTGAGCAGCTGGTGGCTCCCCTCCAGTGGATATTTGCGCCAATATTTTTATTTAATCTATAAAAAATCTTCGCTAAGTTTCGTCcaattctgagaacttttatttctgcacaaaaacaacacaaTGATAGCTCTACTAAAAACAGCGTCGGTTCGGGTtggtttcattcaaatcatggaAATTAGAATCCGAGATAAGAGAAAAAACATATTTGGataagtagatacgttggagacgtgtcaatGACCAACAACATGAAAGGAGCATGACTACTTGCTCATTGGTGTGGATGCTATCTTCTAGCATCCCCCTGCTCCTAAAGGTCTCCACAAGCCTAACAAACTATTTTCATTCGAagcattgatacgtccattttgcatcatgtttacctattgtcatttataatgtttttatgcataatagtgctttttggagtaattctaatgctttcctctcataatatgcaaggttcacacaaagagggagaactCCGGCAGCTGGAagtctggacctgaaaaagctacgttaggctacctattctgcacaactccaaatgagctgaaacttcacgaggaatttttatggaataaataataaatactggagcaaataactaccggaggggggccacctggtgagcacaagacaccagggcgcgccaggccccccagacgtgctctggtgggttgtgctcagcccagcccacctccggtgcccatcttctggcaTATAAGTCaatttgacctagaaaaaataaagaGTGGGCTTTTGGGATgaagcaccgccgtctcgaggcggaacttgggtagGAGGACTTTTGCCTTCCAgcagagcgattccgccgggaacttccctcccggagggggaaatcatcgtcaacatcatcaccaacaactctcccatcttggggagggcaatctccatcaacatcttcaacagcaccatctcctctcaaaccttagttcatctcttgtgttcaatctttgtaccggaactatagattggtacttgtgggtgactagtagtgttgattacatcttgtactTGATTAcaatatggtttatttggtggaagattatatgttcagatccattatgctatttaatacccctctgatcttgagcatgattatcatttgtgagtagttacttttgttcatgaggacacgggagaaatcttgttacaagtaatcatgtgaacttgatatgtgttcgatattttgatagtatgtatgttgtgattcccttagtggtgtcatgtgaacgtcgactacatgtcacttcaccatatttgggcctaaggggatgcattgtggagtagttattagatgatgtattgctagagtgacagaagcttaaaccctagtttatgcgctattctgtaAGGGACCGGTTGGATcaaaaagtttaatgctatggttagaatttattcttaatacttttctcgtagttgcggatgcttgtgagggggttaataataagtaggaggtttgttcaagtaagaacaaaacctaagcaccagtccacccacatctcaaattatcaaagtagcgaacacaaatcgaaccaacatgatcaaagtgactagatgaaattcccgtgtaccctcaagaacgctttgtttatcataagagaccatttggcctgtcctttgcctcaaaaggattgggctaccttgcttcACTTTTGTTACCACTATCgttacttgcttgttacaaattatcttgctatcaaactacttgttactcataatttcagtgcttgcagacataaccttgctaaaaaccacttgtcatttccttctgctcctcgttgggttcgacagtcttacttatcgaaaggactacaattgatcccctatacttgtgggtcatcaaggctattttctggcgctgttgccggggagtgaagcgctcttggtaagtggaaattggtaaggaaaaattattactacgtgctgaaatttattgttactatggagaacaatcctttgaggggttt from Triticum urartu cultivar G1812 chromosome 3, Tu2.1, whole genome shotgun sequence encodes:
- the LOC125544110 gene encoding non-specific lipid transfer protein GPI-anchored 25, with the translated sequence MAPTALLIVVLAVAALHAPAASAALSQEPPATPCAAAIVSFSPCLAHVAVVAPPALPSPAPTSACCAAFLRAVSSGDGEGGGGEGCFCHLLRNPLLLGFPVDAARLGALLPTCASAKTSAATAAEAEALFADKCRELKSLPEMHFTPPSPPPAPKLSPAAVTEPASPTPKMEEHSTSTTPVSDDRSGSDALCACRVFLVALVLGAAVLITLQF